A section of the Malus sylvestris chromosome 17, drMalSylv7.2, whole genome shotgun sequence genome encodes:
- the LOC126609559 gene encoding 7-deoxyloganetin glucosyltransferase-like, which yields MSSIAVGDKPHAVCIPVPFQSHIKAMLKLAKLLHHRGFHITFVNTEFNHKRFLKSLGPNSLDGFPDFRFETIPDSLPVSDADSAQDPYLLCDSIRTNFLAPFCNLIKKLNDMAASNNVSPPVSCIVSDGLMTFTITAAEEFRLPIALFFTLAASACSLMGSEHYSALVERGFAPLKDESCLTDDILDKVIDWTPGMNGVRLRALPYWDSDIFLNFTVEAMDRAHKASAVVFHTFDALEQDVLDALSSMLPLVYAIGPLQLLLNQIPEHPLKPVGYSLWKEETECLQWLNAKAPNSVIYVNFGSLAVMTPEHVIEFGWGLANSNHPFLWIIRPDLVAGETAILPPDFVADTKERGMIVSWCPQEKVLNHPSVGGFLTHSGWNSTIESLSAGVPMLCWPLFGDQQTNCYFTCNEWGSGMEIDSKVKRDEVEKLVRELMEGEKGKKMKNKAIEWKKLAEEATGPHGSSSKNLDNLVKQVLLNNSDVLRD from the exons ATGAGTTCCATAGCAGTAGGTGATAAGCCTCACGCCGTATGTATTCCGGTTCCATTTCAAAGCCATATCAAGGCAATGCTGAAATTAGCAAAACTCCTCCACCATAGAGGCTTTCACATAACCTTTGTCAACACAGAGTTCAATCACAAGCGCTTTCTTAAATCTCTCGGACCCAACTCTCTTGATGGCTTCCCTGATTTTCGGTTTGAAACAATTCCTGATAGCCTTCCAGTTTCAGATGCAGACTCCGCCCAAGACCCCTATTTGCTTTGTGATTCTATCAGAACAAATTTTTTGGCTCCGTTTTGTAACCTTATAAAAAAACTCAACGACATGGCAGCTTCCAACAATGTTAGTCCTCCGGTGTCTTGCATTGTTTCAGACGGCCTCATGACGTTTACTATCACGGCTGCTGAAGAATTTAGACTCCCTATCGCGCTGTTTTTTACTTTAGCTGCATCCGCATGCAGCTTAATGGGATCTGAACACTATTCTGCTTTGGTAGAAAGAGGATTTGCACCATTAaaag ATGAAAGCTGTTTGACAGATGACATTTTGGACAAGGTAATAGACTGGACTCCGGGAATGAACGGTGTACGGTTAAGGGCTCTCCCCTACTGGGATAGTGACATCTTCCTTAACTTCACCGTTGAAGCAATGGACAGAGCTCATAAAGCTTCAGCTGTTGTTTTTCACACTTTTGATGCGTTGGAGCAAGATGTTTTGGATGCTCTCTCATCTATGCTTCCACTTGTTTACGCCATTGGCCCACTCCAACTACTTCTCAATCAGATACCAGAACACCCTTTGAAGCCTGTGGGATACAGTCTATGGAAAGAAGAAACCGAGTGTCTCCAATGGTTAAACGCCAAGGCACCAAACTCTGTTATTTATGTGAATTTCGGCAGTCTAGCAGTGATGACACCTGAACATGTTATCGAgtttggttggggacttgcaaataGCAATCATCCCTTCCTGTGGATAATTAGGCCTGATCTTGTTGCCGGGGAAACAGCAATTTTGCCACCCGACTTTGTGGCCGACACCAAGGAAAGAGGTATGATAGTAAGTTGGTGCCCACAAGAGAAAGTCCTCAACCACCCATCGGTTGGAGGGTTTTTAACACACAGTGGCTGGAACTCAACCATTGAGAGCTTGTCTGCCGGAGTGCCTATGCTCTGTTGGCCACTCTTCGGCGACCAGCAGACAAACTGTTACTTCACTTGCAACGAATGGGGTAGTGGCATGGAAATCGATAGTAAAGTGAAGAGAGATGAAGTGGAGAAGCTTGTTAGAGAATTAATGGAGGGGGAGAAGggcaagaaaatgaaaaataaggcCATAGAGTGGAAGAAACTTGCGGAAGAAGCCACCGGTCCGCATGGTTCTTCATCCAAAAACTTAGACAACTTGGTGAAGCAAGTGCTATTAAATAATAGCGATGTACTGCGCGACTAG
- the LOC126609560 gene encoding uncharacterized protein LOC126609560, which yields MKTEAKRFAIEIEDDDEFLSQVAAAEAEALAYKRRRISTAPAQNAAVSFNSHANQKLGADHDDGGLYTAALKGSQRALSDTPRGGLSRGRVNVGATGNDGVSAGGDTCFKCGKPGHWARDCDAPSGGGGGGGYYGNIGGGDSSISVPEKNCPCGYGACLVLTANTEKNPGRKFYKCPLRQENGGCSFFEWCDNAASGPNAMASTGSATRSHSYAASDSSFPALECPCGGGVCLILTAKTGKNIGSQFYRCPAQEGSSCGFFKWCNEHTAAAAGVPGRGAKVQYGLSEANNKGYVVTTGSSCFKCGKEGHWARDCPTVPSYNAAPAEMGARSASGGSCYKCGKPGHWARDCPSG from the exons atgaaGACTGAAGCAAAACGCTTCGCCATCGagatcgaagacgacgacgagTTCCTTTCTCAGGTAGCGGCGGCCGAGGCCGAAGCGCTCGCCTACAAGCGCCGTCGAATCAGTACCGCGCCCGCACAAAACGCCGCCGTTTCCTTCAATTCTCACGCGAATCAAAAATTAGGCGCGGACCACGACGACGGCGGCCTCTACACCGCTGCTCTCAAAGGAAGCCAGCGAGCACTCTCTGACACTCCCCGCGGCGGATTATCCAGAGGGAGGGTCAATGTCGGGGCGACCGGAAACGACGGCGTCTCCGCTGGTGGTGATACCTGCTTCAAGTGCGGCAAACCGGGGCATTGGGCCCGCGATTGTGATGCCCCCAGCGGAGGAGGAGGCGGTGGTGGGTATTATGGTAATATCGGTGGCGGCGACTCTTCGATTTCTGTTCCGGAGAAAAATTGCCCTTGTGGGTATGGAGCCTGCCTGGTCCTCACTGCAAATACTGAGAAGAATCCGGGTCGAAAGTTTTACAAATGTCCTCTGAGACAG GAAAATGGAGGCTGTAGTTTCTTTGAGTGGTGTGACAATGCTGCTTCTGGGCCAAATGCCATGGCTTCTACTGGTAGCGCTACTAGAAGCCATAGCTATGCTGCATCTGATTCTTCGTTTCCAGCTCTAGAATGTCCCTGCGGTGGCGGTGTCTGCTTAATCTTAACTGCCAAAACTGGGAAAAATATCGGCAGCCAATTCTACCGTTGTCCTGCGCAGGAG GGAAGCTCTTGTGGGTTCTTCAAGTGGTGCAATGAGCATACTGCGGCAGCTGCTGGTGTTCCAGGTCGTGGTGCAAAGGTGCAATATGGTTTGAGCGAGGCAAACAACAAAGGGTATGTTGTAACTACTGGTTCTTCCTGCTTTAAGTGTGGAAAGGAAGGGCATTGGGCAAGAGATTGCCCAACAGTTCCTTCGTATAATGCTGCTCCGGCCGAAATGGGAGCACGGTCTGCTTCAGGGGGCTCTTGTTATAAGTGCGGCAAGCCAGGGCACTGGGCGCGGGACTGCCCTTCAGGTTAA